One part of the Mycobacterium marinum genome encodes these proteins:
- a CDS encoding FAD-dependent oxidoreductase, producing the protein MNQPKRIAIVGGGTAGLSAALRLRERGYDDVTVFEGSAQVGGKACSVEVDGRYYDLGGVVVVPQRYPNTWALARRYGLQTFLREPMLAVDLDTAEWTGLEAAIAAAHSTRAYLGSAIKVRRYIKRYRKYFDKPGFSFNHCPELGWLRDELSLPLEQWVKKLRLAPLASMWEPVVDMGYGPYSEVAALYFIYFRLCTPRHGIRSLLMQKLQGGAERLSFTLGAQSLAIAMAKDCHVRTEVPVSRVVRKQEGLWIYAGDGRELGTFDAVLLATPLDDAFDLLDASGASSALNNAITKTGARVKREIRYADYYVTIADGDGLPDASGYVSLGSQHLGLAGGHIGLRPWPQSPWWVFYYHGSPEQPGCQEAALEELHTQLEKVGVTLKTTVLTKAWPKFFPHVSQSAIANGFYDDLESLQGQGDIFYLGGALGFESLEHTITYSYGLADQHFPAIRSGN; encoded by the coding sequence ATGAATCAACCCAAGCGCATCGCAATTGTTGGTGGCGGCACTGCCGGGTTGAGCGCGGCGCTGCGCCTGCGCGAGCGCGGCTACGACGACGTCACGGTCTTCGAGGGCTCCGCACAGGTTGGCGGCAAAGCGTGTTCGGTGGAGGTCGATGGGCGCTACTACGACCTGGGCGGGGTTGTGGTCGTGCCGCAGCGATACCCGAATACTTGGGCTCTTGCCCGCCGATACGGGCTGCAGACCTTCCTGCGCGAGCCGATGCTGGCCGTCGACCTCGACACGGCCGAGTGGACCGGACTGGAAGCCGCGATAGCGGCGGCGCACTCAACGCGCGCCTACCTGGGCTCAGCAATCAAGGTGCGGCGTTACATCAAGCGATATCGGAAATATTTCGACAAACCAGGATTCTCATTCAATCATTGCCCCGAACTCGGCTGGCTACGCGATGAACTGTCTCTGCCCTTGGAACAATGGGTAAAGAAACTGCGGTTAGCTCCTTTGGCGTCCATGTGGGAACCGGTTGTGGATATGGGGTACGGTCCATATAGCGAAGTTGCTGCACTCTATTTTATTTACTTTCGGTTGTGTACTCCCCGCCACGGCATTCGCTCCCTTCTCATGCAGAAATTGCAGGGCGGCGCCGAGCGGCTGAGTTTCACTCTGGGCGCCCAGTCGCTGGCGATCGCGATGGCCAAGGATTGCCATGTCCGCACTGAAGTTCCGGTCAGTCGGGTCGTACGCAAGCAGGAAGGACTCTGGATCTACGCCGGCGACGGGCGCGAACTCGGGACTTTCGATGCGGTCCTGCTGGCAACCCCGTTGGATGACGCGTTCGATCTGCTCGATGCGAGCGGCGCAAGCAGCGCCCTCAACAACGCGATCACGAAGACCGGCGCACGGGTCAAGCGCGAGATCCGCTACGCCGACTACTACGTGACAATCGCCGACGGTGATGGCCTTCCCGACGCGTCCGGCTACGTGTCGCTCGGCTCTCAACACCTTGGCCTTGCGGGTGGACACATCGGGTTGCGCCCCTGGCCACAGAGCCCATGGTGGGTGTTTTATTACCACGGATCACCTGAGCAGCCGGGATGCCAGGAAGCGGCCCTGGAGGAATTACATACCCAACTCGAAAAAGTTGGTGTGACACTGAAGACCACCGTTCTGACGAAGGCCTGGCCGAAGTTTTTCCCCCATGTGTCGCAATCCGCGATCGCGAACGGCTTCTACGACGATCTGGAGTCGCTGCAAGGCCAGGGCGACATTTTCTACCTCGGCGGCGCCCTGGGTTTCGAGAGTCTCGAGCACACGATCACCTACAGCTACGGGCTGGCCGACCAGCATTTCCCGGCAATCCGCTCGGGCAACTAG
- a CDS encoding heme o synthase → MSVHGRVAPGQASGTARQRSEPGTGTWRSRVLGTVLAYLALTKPRVIELLLVTAIPAMLLADRGAVHPLIIANTLIGGMMAAAGANTLNCVADADIDKVMKRTARRPLARAAVPTRSALIFGLALTVVSFFWLWLNANLLSGLLALATVAFYVFVYTLLLKRRTSQNVVWGGAAGCMPVMIGWSAVTGTLAWPALAMFAIIFFWTPPHTWALAMRYKDDYKEAGVPMLPAVATERQVTKQILIYTWLTVLATLALTPAAGWLYAAVAVVAGAWFLTMAHQLYAGVRAGEAVKPLRLFLQSNNYLALVFCALAVDSAIGLPTLLG, encoded by the coding sequence GTGAGCGTTCACGGGCGCGTCGCGCCGGGCCAGGCATCTGGCACCGCCCGGCAGCGTAGCGAGCCGGGTACTGGCACGTGGAGGAGCCGCGTGCTCGGTACGGTGCTGGCCTATCTGGCGTTGACCAAGCCGCGGGTCATCGAACTGTTGTTGGTTACCGCGATCCCGGCGATGCTGCTGGCCGACCGCGGTGCCGTTCATCCGCTGATCATTGCGAACACGCTGATCGGCGGCATGATGGCTGCCGCTGGCGCCAACACGCTCAACTGTGTGGCCGACGCCGATATCGACAAGGTGATGAAGCGAACGGCGCGCCGCCCGCTCGCGCGAGCCGCGGTGCCGACCAGAAGCGCGCTGATCTTCGGTTTGGCGCTGACCGTGGTTTCGTTCTTCTGGCTGTGGTTGAATGCCAATCTGCTGTCCGGGCTGTTGGCCCTGGCCACCGTGGCGTTCTATGTGTTCGTCTACACGCTGTTGCTCAAGCGCCGCACGTCGCAAAACGTGGTGTGGGGCGGGGCCGCCGGGTGCATGCCGGTGATGATCGGTTGGTCCGCGGTCACGGGCACCCTGGCCTGGCCGGCGCTGGCGATGTTCGCGATCATCTTCTTCTGGACGCCGCCGCATACCTGGGCGTTGGCGATGCGGTACAAGGACGACTACAAAGAGGCCGGCGTGCCGATGCTGCCGGCTGTGGCGACCGAACGTCAGGTAACCAAGCAGATCCTGATCTATACCTGGCTGACCGTGTTGGCAACGTTGGCGCTGACGCCGGCGGCTGGGTGGCTTTATGCGGCGGTTGCCGTGGTGGCGGGGGCGTGGTTCTTGACCATGGCGCATCAGCTCTACGCCGGAGTGCGCGCCGGCGAGGCGGTCAAGCCGCTGCGGTTGTTCCTGCAATCCAACAATTACCTGGCGTTGGTGTTCTGCGCGCTGGCTGTCGACTCGGCGATCGGGCTGCCCACGCTGCTCGGCTAA